DNA sequence from the Streptomyces sp. MST-110588 genome:
ACCGGGGGCTGGGGCTGGCGCCGGTGCGCCGCCACGACCTGGCGGACGGGGTGCTGGACGTGCGGGTGGTGCACGGCGGGCGGCTGGCCCGTACGCGGCTGCTGGCCGCGGCGGTGACGGGCGCGCTGCGGCACTCCCCCGTGCTGAGCGAGTCGCGGGTGCGGACGCTGCGGCTGAGCGGGCTGGCGCCGGGCGCCACGCTCGCGTACGACGGCGAGGTGGCGAACGCGCCGAAGGAGCTGGTGTTCGAGAAGGAGAACGAGGCCCTGACGGTCTATCGGCTGCTGCCCGATTCCTGAGGGTGCCCATGACTCCCTCTCTCCGTCCATGATGTGAGATCCGGTTCTCACAGTGCGGTCGTCCGGCGTACGGTGTGGTGGCCCTCCCCGGACAGCGAAGGAGCCCGCCGTGCCGCAGGATTGCGCCGTATACACCCATGGCCACCACGAGTCCGTACTGCGCTCCCACACCTGGCGCACCGCCGCCAACTCGGCCGGCTACCTGCTGGACGCGCTCACCGCGGATCTGCGCGCACCGGGCACGGAGATTCTCGACGTCGGCTGCGGGCCCGGGACCATCACCGCGGACCTGGCCGCGCTGGTGCCGCACGGCCGGGTGACCGGGCTGGAGCGTGCGCCGGAGGTACTGGAACAGGCCAGGGCCACCGCCGCCGCGCGCGGGCTGCGCAACGTCCGCTTCGCGGTCGGCGACGTCCACGCGCTGGACCACCCGGACGGCTTCTTCCACGTCACCCACGCCCATCAGGTGCTCCAGCACGTCGGCGATCCCGTCGGGGCGCTGCGCGAGATGCGCCGCGTCACCCGGCCCGGCGGGCTGGTCGCCGCCCGGGACGCCGACTACGCGGCGATGACCTGGTATCCGGCGCTCGACGGACTGACGGACTGGCTGGATCTGTACCGCCGGGTCGCGCGGGCCAACGGCGGTGAGCCGGACGCCGGGCGGCGGCTGCACTCCTGGGCCCGCCGGGCCGGCTTCGCCGCCGGGGACATCACCGCCTCCGCCGGGACCTGGTGCTACGCCACCGCGCAGGAGCGCGCCTGGTGGAGCGCGCTGTGGGCGGACCGTACCGTCCACTCGTCCTACGCCCGCCTGGCGGTGGAGGGCGGACACGCGAGTCGGGCCGAACTGGAGCGGATCGCGGACGCCTGGCGGGAGTGGGGCAGCCGCGAGGACGCGTGGTTCGCCGTGCTGCACGGCGAAATCCTCTGTCGCGTCTGAAGCCCTTTCCCAGAAGCCCCCACGAAGTCCCTTCGCTGATTTTCCGAGGATATGCCCTGCCTATGCCCGTATATGCAAGGCATATGGCACTACGCCCTGTATGAAGGGTTCGTGACACGGTGGGCGACACAGGGGGCGACGGGACTCCTGGCGGAGCTGGTGGCGTGGCTGGTGACGGCGGTCGTGGCGGTGCTCGTGGCGGGGGGCCAGACCGCGCGGCCCACCACCTCGGCCGCCACCGGCCCGGCCGCCACCGCGCCCACCGCCGGCTCCGCGGCGGGCCGCGGGTTCACCCTCCTGGCCACCGGTGACGTCCTGGCGCACACGGAGGTCATCGAGCAGGCCCGCAAGGACGCCCACGGCCGGGAACACGACTTCCGCGCCCTGCTCGCCGGGGCCGCGCCGGCCGTCTCCCGCGCCGACCTGGCGATCTGTCATATGGAGACGGTGTACGGGAAGGAGGGCGGCCCCTTCAGCGGCTACCCGGCCTTCCGGACCCCGCCGCAGATCGCCGCCGCCCTGAAAGCCACCGGCTACGACTCCTGCTCCACCGCCTCCAACCACTCCCTGGACGACGGAGCGGCCGGGATCCGGCGGACGCTGGAGGCCATGGACGCGGCCGGCCTGCGTCACGTGGGTTCGGCCCGTTCCGCCGCCGAGGCGGCCCGGCCGGCGCTCCTGAAGACGGCGGGGGCCACGGTCGCCCAGCTCGCCTACACCTACGGCACCAACGACATCCCGCTGCCCGAAGGCCGCCCCTGGGCCGTACATCTGATCGATCCGGAGGCGATCGTCAGGGACGCGCGGGCCGCCCGCCGGGCGGGCGCCGACGTGGTGGTGGTCAGCCTCCATTGGGGCACGGAATGGCAGCAGGCCCCCGACGAGCAGCAGCGCACCCTCGCGCGTACGCTCACCGCCTCCCGTACCGCCGGCCGCCCCGACATCGACCTGATCCTGGGCACCCACAACCACGTCCCGCAGGCGTACGAGAAGGTCAACGGCACCTGGGTCGTCTACGGGATGGGCGACCAGCTCGCGGGCTTGATGTACAACCCGCGGGGGCGGTGGACGGGCGCGGCAACCAGAGTTCGATGGCCCGGTTCACCTTCGCACCACCGGATGCGGCGGGCCACCGCTGGACGGTCCGTGCCGCGCAGTTCCGGCCCCTGCTCACCGACGTCAAGGGCGGCTTCCGGGTGGTCGACCTGACCTCCGCCCTCGCCCGTCACCCGCGGCGCGCCGACTTCCTCGCCGCCCGCGACCGCATCCGCGAGGCGGTCCTCTCGCGCGGCGCGGCGAAGGACGGCCTGGAGGAGGCCAGGTGACCACGCGCCGCGCCCGTCCCAACTACCCTTGCCCCTATGGACATTCTGGGGACCTCGCTGCGGGTCTGCGTCGATGACCTGGACTCCGCGATCGCCGTGTACGAACGGCTGACGGGCGCGCAGGCGATGCGCTTCCGGCACGGTGGCGTCTCGGTCGCGGCGGTCGGCTGCTTCTTCCTGATGAGCGGCCCCGAGCAGCAGATGGCCGTACTGCGGAGGATCACGGCGACGCTGGCGGTCGAGGACGTGGACGAGGCGGTCGCCGACCTGACCGCCGTCGGTGCCCAGATCGTCGCGGGCCCCCTGCCGTCCCCCATCGGCCGCAATGTCATCGCACGCCACCCTGACGGGTCGGTCTTCGAATACGTGGACCGGAAGGCCGCAAAAGCCCCCGCTTCCCCTCACCTCGGCAACTGAGCCGCCCACCCGTCACGGCACGCGCGTTGCGGTACGTCACCCACATGCCGCGGGAGCGGTTCCGGCCGATGGCGCCTGGCCCGGTTCCTTACTTGCTGTGCGCGATCTGGATCAGGTTGCCGCAGGTGTCGTCCAGGACCGCCAGGGTGACGTCATCCATCTCCAGCGGCTCCTGGGTGAAGTGCACCCCCAGCTCGCGCAGCCGGTTGAACTCCGCCGCCACGTCGTCCACGGCGAAGGAGATGGCCGGGATGCCGTCCTGGACCAGCGCCGTCTTGTACGGCTGCACCGCGGGGTGGTCGGAGGGCTCCAGGAGCAGTTCGGTCCCCTGGGGTTCCTCCGGTGAGACCACGGTCAGCCACCGGGCCTCGCCCATCGGGATGTCGTGCTTCTTCACGAAGCCCAGCACATCGGTGTAGAAACGCAGGGCCTTTTCCTGGTCGTCGACGAAGACGCTGGTCATATTGATCCTCATGGGGTGCCCTCCGGGGCATCGGGCCTGAGCCACCGGGTCACGATGCGCTCAAGAGGTTCGGTGTTCAGATCGTGCAACTTGTAGCGGCCCTGGCGCCGCGAGAGGACCAGACCCGCCGATTCCAGTACGGCCAGGTGCTGGCTGATCGCCTGGCGGGACAGCCCCAGGCCGTGCTTGGTCACCAGCCGGGTGCATATCTCGAACAGGGTCTGGCCGTCCCGTTCCGCCAGCTCGTCAAGGATGCGCCGGCGGGTGGGGTCGGCCAGGGCCTTGAAGACATCCTCCGCCATGACTCCACCATAGGCAAGCGAGAGCTTGCCTATCAAGCAGTGGCGGTGGCGGCCCGTGGAGGGAAGCGGGCCAAAGGCTCAGGAGACCTTCAGGAGACCTCCAGCACGATCTTGCCGCGGGTGCGGCCCTCCTGGCTGCGGCGGAACGCCTGCGCCGTCTCGGCCAGCGGCAGCACCGCGTCGATGTGCACGGTGAGCTGTCCGGCGTCGGCGAGTTCACCGAGCGCGGCCAGGCCGGCGGCGTCCGGGCGGACCCACACCATGTGACCACCCTTGGCCTTCACCTCGCCGTCGGTGATGGACACCACCCGGGAGCGGTCCTTGAGCAGTTCCTGCGAGACCTCGACGACCCCGCCGCCCACGAAGTCCAGGGCCACGTCCACGCCCTCGGGAGCCAGCGACCGCACCCGTTCGGCCAGGCCGTCCCCGTACGTCACGGGCTCGGCGCCCAGCGATCGCAGGAAGTCGTGGTTGCGCTCACTGGCCGTGCCGATGACCCGGGCGCCGCGGGCCACCGCGATCTGCACCGCCAGCGAACCGACGCCGCCCGCGGCGGCATGCACCAGGACCGTGTCGCCCTTGCCGGCCTCGGCCCGGTCCAGGGACTGCTGGGCGGTGAGCCCGGCCAGCGGCAGACCGGCGGCCTGCTGCCAGCTCAGGGCGGCGGGCTTGCGGGCCAGGGTCCGTACGGGAGCGGCAACCAGCTCGGCGAAGGTGCCGTGCTGGACCTCGTCCTTGCGGACGTAACCCATGACCTCGTCGCCGACCTCGAACTCGGTCGCGTCCACGCCGACCGCTTCCACCACCCCGGCCACGTCCCAGCCGGGGATCAGCGGGAAGTGGGCGTGCATTATGGGGTCCAGGTATCCGCCGACGATCTTCCAGTCCACCGGATTGACGCCGGCGGCCTTGACCCGGATCAGCACCGAGTCCGGGGCGACCTTGGGGTCCGGCTGGTCGGTGTAGCGAAGCACATCGGCGTCGCCATAGCTTTCCGCGATGATTGCCTTCATGATCGCTACAACGTGTGACGATCCGGGATGATTCCCGGATCGTCACCGAGTTCCGGACATGCACTCGAACGGCCTACGCGGCGTCAGTTGCCCACCGGACGCGCCCGCGCACGGAGCCGGCCGCCCGCCCGGTGCCCGGCCGCCGTGCCGGACATCCGCCTCACACCGGCCGCATCCGGAACTCGTACCGCCCGGGCAGTGGATGCTCGGCGCGCGCGGTCTCCCGTACGGCGTCGGTGACCGGGCCGTCGCCCGCCACGAGCCGTTCGGCGATCGCGTACCAGGTGTCGCTGATCGTCTCCTCGCTCTCGCGCAGGTCGGCGACTTCGAAGCCGCGGTCGAAGACGGCACGGGCCCCGCGCGCATCGCCCAGCGCGCACATCACCTGCGCCGTCAGCAGTTCGAAGCGGCCGTGCGGAATCCGGTCGGCGGGCGGCAGTTGGGCCAGCGCGTCCGCCGCGTCCCCGGCCCGGCCCGCGGCGAGCAGGACGGGAACCGCCTGGCGTACCAGCGCCCGCAGGACGGCGCCCCACCCCTGGGCCTCCTCCTCCGCCTGCCGCTGCCCGTGCCCGCCCCGTTCGGTCCGCGCGCGCAGGGCGGCGCCGGCCGCCTCCGTCCGGGCCAGGGACGCGCAGCGGCATGCCTGCGTGTACAGCTCGGCGGCCCGTTCCGTCTCGCCCGCCACCCACTCCGCCTCGGCCAGACAGTACAGCGGCCGGCAGTCCGCCCCGCGGGTCAGCGCCCGCTCCCAGCTCCGTACGGCCTGTGCCCGGTCGCCCGCGTGCCACTGCGCGATACCGAGGTGGTAGTCCGTCACCGGGCCGGGGTGGGCGCACTCCAGCAGGTCGCGCCAGGGCCGCGAGACCAGGGGAGCCGCGGGGACGGGGCCGCCGGCCGGGAAGTCGCCGGTGTGCAGCAGTTCCAGCCAGGGCCGCTGCTCCTCACCTAGGGTGTCCTCCTCGAACGGGGTGCCGGGCAGGTCGTAGTCGCCACGGGCCCGTTCGAGCGCTCCCCAGCCGGAACCGGTGGCCAGGCGTTCCTTGGGTTCGGCGTCGGCGTACGGCCGCCAGGCGGCGTAGGCGGCGTCCACCTCGGTACGCGGCAGGGCCGCCGCGAGCCGGGAGCCGGCCTCGGCACGGGCCGCCGCCCAGTCGGCACCGTGCACCGTCGCGGGGTCGGCGGCCAGCGGCCCGTACGCCTCCAGCCAGGACAGCTCCCCGCCGCCTTCCAGGCGCAGGTGTTCCAACTGGGTGCGGGCCAGGCCCGCCTGGATCTCGGCGTAGCCGCCGGCGCCCGGCTCGGTGAGCCACTCCTGCCAGCGGCGCCCGGCCCGGCCCGCGCCCCACAGGAACAGCTTGCGGCCACGGAGTGTGTCGGTGGAGGTGTGGACCAGGCCGTGGCCCTCGCCGTCCAGGGAGGCGATCCAGCGCCGGGCGCCGTCGGGGATCTCGTAGAAGTAGTCCGCGGGGAACTCGCTGTTCAGCGGGTACGTACGGTCGACGCCGTCGCGCACGGGGACGGGCACGCGGCGCAGCGAGCGCTCGTACCCGAAGTGCCATGCCTTCTCGGCCGGGGCCAGGACGCGGGTGGCGGGCCCTTCGGGGACGGCGATGTTGGACCACCAGTACACGGGCGCGGCGTGGAGGTGGGGATTGCGGACGCGGACGCCGACGTAGAGGAAGTCGGAGTCCGCCGGGAGCCAGAGGTCCACCTGGAAGGGCAGGTCACGCAGCCGTTCCCATTCCCACAGCCGCAGCATGGTGCCGCCGTCGGGCGCCGGGACGCGGGCGGCGTGCAGCGGGGCGCAGGTGAGGGCGGAGTGACCGGTCGCGCCGATGTTCCATTCGATGCCGCCGGAGAACCAGGCGCCGTTGAGGGCGAAGTCGGCCGGCTGCAGGACGGGGTTGCGGTGGAGCAGTTCCCGGTCGGTGGGCTTGTGGTGCAGGGAGTACACGCGTCCGCCGAGGCCCGGCAGGACGGTGGCGCGCAACCGGTCGTTCTCGATCACGATCGCGTCGAAGGTGGTCAGCGAGCGCTGCCGCCCGTAGCCGTCCCGGCGGCGTACGGGCAGCAGGGAGCGCAGCGGCTCGTAGGCGATCCCACGGGCCATGTCGGCGGGCAGGGCGGCGTCCGGGTCTGTGCCTACGCCGCCTGCGTCCTCTTTGGCGGCCGGCTCGATCGCTGCCCGGTGGGCGTCGCGCGGGGGCCGCAGGGCGGGCAGCGGGTTGTCCGGGCCGAGGGGAGCCGCGGGGAGGGTCAAGGTGGTGCGTCGCACACGGGTGGCCACGGCTGCCTCGCAAAGTGGACCGGGCCACCTCGGTTACGGCGGCCGTCTGTTGACCATGGAACCTCGTCGGCTCGCCGCTGAACAGGGCCTTTTGCGGCCAGGTGCGGGGGAAAGGGATCAGGCGGCTCGGGAGGGTCAGGCGGAACAGGCTGAGGCTGATCAAGCGGATCAGCGGGCTCGGGGCGGGCCGTGGCGGCGCCGGCCGTCGTTCGTGGGGCGGTGCCAGGAGGGCGGTGATAGGAGGGCGGTGTCAGGAGGGCGCCAGGACGCTCTCCAGGAGGTCGGCCAGGAGCACCGCACCGGCCCCGTCGGGGTCACGGTCCGGGTCGTAGATCGTCAGGTTCAGTCCGACACAGCGCGGCGAGGCGGCCAACGGCGCCAACAGGTCGTGCAGTTCGCCGGTGAGCAGACCGCCGGGGTCGGGGGAGTCGACGGCGGGCATGACGGACGGGTCCAGGACGTCCGCGTCCAGATGGATCCAGAACCCGTCGAGCGGGGAGCGGCCGATCCGGGTGAGTACCTCGCGCGCCACGGCGTCCGGCCCCACGCGCCGGATGTCCCCGACCGTCCGGGCGTCGATGCGCAGCGAGGTCAGTTCCGCGTGGTCCTGGTCGCCGTCGCGGATGCCCAGGACGCTCAGGTCTTCGTCACGTACGTACGGCTGCCGTCCCTCGATGCCGGTGAGGTCGGCCTGTCCGCGCCCGGTGATCTGGGCGACGCCCTCACCGGCCGCGGCGCCGAGGGGCCCGGAGGTATCCGTGTTGCCCGGGTGCCGGAAGTCGCCGTGCCCGTCGAGGTAGGCGACGCCGTACCGTCCCAGGCGGCGCAGAGCCAGCACGGCGCCCAGCAGGATGCTGCAGTCCCCGCCGAGCAGTACGGGGAACCCGCCGGCGCGGACATGGCGTTCGACGCGGTCGGCGAGGCGGCGGGTGTACCCGGCGAGGGCGGCGGCGTTGAAGTCGCCCTCGCCCTCCTTCCAGTCGCCGAAGTCGTAGCGGGGCGGCACCACGACGCCGCCTTCCTGTGCGCCCAGGCGCCGCAGCAGGTCCTGGTCGCGCAGCGCGCCGGCGAGCTTGTAGCAGCCGGGTACGGTGCCGGGCGCGGGCGGGCGCAGGCCGAGGTTGGACGGGGCGTCGATCAGTACGGTGCGGCGCATGCCGCCATCCCACCGGACCGGCAGACGATCTTCAAGCGATCTTCGAGGAAATTGTCCACCGCGAAATGGTCCGCCGCGAAATTACCCGCCGCCATGAACGATCATCAACTACCGTCGACGCTCAAGAACGACCGCGAGGCGGTCATGCGCGGTACGGCACCCACGCGGCTGTGCCGCAGCGGGGCACACAAGGACAGGAACAATGGGAACTCAGCACACATACCGGGTGATCGTGCGCGGCAAATGGGACGGGCTGTCCGAGGCGGCCCGCGCGCGACTGCTGGCCGAGGTCGAGCAGCACGGCCTGGCACAGATGCAGTTCACGCCCGAGGGGTCGCTGTCCTACGACGCCGCGCTGAAGTCCTTCACGTACCGCTACGTCATCGTCTCCGACGCGCAGGACGGCGAGGAGATGGCCGCCGCCCTCGCCGAGGAGAAGGCGGAGAACGCGCTGTCCGCGGCCGGTTACGGCTTCCGGGACCTGCGGTCCTTCCCCACCGACATGGACACCATGAAGGTCAACCGCAAGCGGCGCTGACCTGGCGCCGCTGACCTTGCCCCGCCGGCCTGACGCCGCTGTCCTCGGCCTCGCCCGGGTCCGCGCCCCTCCCTTCGTTTCTCGGGGGGAATCGTTACTTCGGAGGCTCGTTGAAGCGGAGGCGGTTGCCGAAGGGGTCGGTGAGCGTCAGCGACGTACCGATTTCACCGTCCTCCTCCAGCTCGGGCGCCAGGAAGGCGTACTGCTTCGCCGCCAGCTCGGCGTGCAGTGCGCGGACCCCCTCCAGCTCCACGTACACCGCGGAGCCGGGGGTGGCGTCCCCGTGGTGCTCGGACAGGTGGAGGACGAGATCGCCCCGCGATACCTGGGTGTAGAGCGGCATGCCCGGGGCGAAGCGGTGTTCCCAGTCGACGGAGCACCCGAGGTGGTCGAGGTAGAACTCGTGCGCCTTGGCCACGTCGAAGATGCGCAGGATGGGCACCGCACGGCTGATGCGGATCTCCATCGGGTCGCCGTTCGTCATGGATTCGCCGGTCTCCGTGGGGTCGCCGATCCCCGTAGGGTCGCCGGTCTCCGTGGGGTCGCTGTTTTCCATGACGTCACTGTGCCTCATGGGGTGCGGTGGTGTCGCGGCACATTTCGGCGGTCATCGCCCAGCGCTGATGGTCCCGCCAGGCACCGTCGACGAACAGGAAGTCCGGCGAGTACCCCTCCAGCCGGAACCCGGTCCGCTCCACCAAGGCGATCGAACGGTGGTTGTCCGGCTGGATGTTCACCTCCAGCCGGTGCAGCCCCAACTCACCGAACGCGTAAGGGATGACGAGTCCCAGCCCCTCGCTCATCAGGCCGCGCCCGGCCGCGTGCGCGAAGGCGCCGTAGCCGATCGCCCCGCAGCCGAAGGCGCCGTGGACGATGTTGTTGATGGTGAGGTAGCCGGCGATCCGGCCGGTGTCGTGCTCGCAGAACAGGAAACCCTCGCGGGAGGGCTCGCACACGCCGGCGAAGTAGGTGTCGTAGGCGGCGTCGGTGGTCGGCGGGAAGAGCCAGGGACGGTGCAGCGGCACGCTCGCGCGTGCCAGGGCGGTGAACTCCTCCCGGTCCGCGGCCGAGAAGGGACGGATGCCCACACGGGGTCCCCGGGCGAGGTAACGGTCGTCAGCCATCAGGAGATCGTACGGAGTGACAGGGGCGTCCGGCCACGGCGCGCGGAGGGGGTTGACAGTGGCGCACGTATGAACTCACGCATCTGTGGGCCGATGGACGTCGTGGACGTGTGGGCATGTGGGCGTGTGAACGTGTGGGTGTGCGGGCGTGTGACGGACCGGCCCTCAAGCCTGAGGGGAGAACTGGCCCGGCCTATGAAGGGCTGCCCGCCGTACGTACTGCGCAGGCTGCCGCGTACCCCTCGGGCACCGGTACGTCCACCGTCTCCCAGCCCTCCACCGGGGCCGGGTCGGGACCGGTCCCGACCAGCGTCGTCGTCATCAGGTCCCCCGCCAGCCCGGTACCCATCCCCTTCAGGCACGCCTCCTTGCGGGTCCAGCAGCGGGCGAAGGCCGCGGCCCGTCCGGCGGGCGGCAGCGCGGCCAGTTCCGCGCGCTCCTGTGGATGCAGCACGCTCGCCACCTCGTCCACGACCTCGGGTGCGGTCAGCGTCTCTATGTCGACACCGATGGGCGTACGGGCGAAGCCCAGCAGCGCCAGCCCGCGGGTGTGGGACAGCGAGAAGTGCAGCGGCGCGCCGGCCAGCGCGGGACGGCCGTGCGGCGCGTCGCAGCACGGGCAGGGCTCGCGTACGAACCGGAGCGCCGCCGGGTCGCGGTCCAGGTAGGCGCCGAGCAGCCGGCGCAGCGCGGAGTGGGAGGCGATGTAGACATCGCGGTCGACGGGGCGTACGAAGGTGGCGGCGCGCCGGCGCTCGGCCGCGTCGAGTACCTCGGTGTCCCGCACGGCCGCCTCCTCGGGAGCGCTGAGTACGAGCCACAGAGCGACGCGGGGGCCGTTGTCTTCGTTGGCGCCGAGCGGGGACGGCAAGGCGCTCGGGTCGTAGGTGCGGAGGACGGGACGGCCGTTGGTCAAAGAGCTTGTAAGGCTTTTGGGATTTGTGGGGCTTGTGGGTTCCGTGGGTTCCGTCGGGCTCATAGGGCCCGTGGGGCGGATTTCGCCGGTGGTCATCCGTCGCTCTCCTCTTCGGCCGCTCGCAACTGGGGGTGCTGGCTGACCGTACCGGTGCGGCGGGGGCCCGAGCAGCGTGGGCCGCCCGTTCCGGTCTTCGGTTCTTCCGGGGCCGGAAGGGGCGACCGGTCCCGGCGGCGGCATCCACCGGGACCGGAGCTCTCACCGCCGGGACACTTCCTGAGCCCCGGGCCCCGCGAGGCGTTCGACCTCGCCTCCGGCGGTCCGGCGGGCCCGCTCACCGGTGCGGTACATCCGGGAACCCGCCGGCCCGTACGGATCGGCGACGAAGCGGGCGGCGGTACGGGCCGGGCCGCGTACGTACCCGGTGGCGAGCGACGCACCCGCGACGTACAGCTCGCCCGGGACGCCGGGCGGGCAGTGCCGCAGAGCCGCGTCCAGGACGTACAGGCGGGTGTTCCATATGCACTCGCCGACGGCGGTCACCGCTTCGGTGCCGACGGTGCCGGCGATGTCGATCGTGGCGACCGTGGCGGCCGTGGCGGCGGTTCCGGCGCTGCCGGCCGTGGCGGCTTCCTCGGTGAGGACGAGTGTGGCTCCGGCGCGCAGCGTCCGGAGGATGTCGACCAGGTCGTCCGTCATGTCGTCCGTCATGTCGTCCGCTGCCTTGCCCGTCCCGCCGCCCGGCTCCCCGTACGGCACCCGCTCCCCGGCCCGCGGCCCGTACATCTCCTGCGACCAGCGCAGCCGGTTGTCCAGGGCCGAGTGCGCGAGGAGCACTCCTGTGGGGCGGTCGCCGCCTGCCGCGGAGCGGGCACGGGGGTAGCCGACGCAGGCCGGGTGCCGCGGGGTGAGCGCGCGGCCCGGGTCGGTGGGCAGGTACGCGGACAGATCGGTGCCGTCGACGAGGACCACGGAGGTGACCGCGGGGGTGCCGGCTCCGGCGGCGAGCGCGGCCCGTACGGCGGGTGCGGTGGCCGTGTCGGTCAGGAGGCGGACCGGCCCGGCGTCGGCCGTCGCGTACGCCAGGTGGCCGGGCGGACCGTACGGATCGAGCGGCAGACAGGCGCCGCCCGCCTTGAGCACCGCCAGCAGGGCGACGATCCGGCCGACGCAGCGGGGCAGCACCACGGCGGCCACCGTGCCGGGCCGCACGCCCAGGGTCTTCAGATGCCGTGCGAGACGGTTGGCGCGGGCGTTGAGTTCCGCGTACGTCAGGTCGTGGGCGCCGTCCGTCAGTGCGACGGCGGCCGGGGTCCGGCGCACCCGGGCCTCGAAGGGACCGATGAGCGTGGTCGGCGGAAGGTCGCGCCGGGTGGCGTCGAGGGCGTCGCGGAGCGCGGCGCGTTCGTCGGCGGTGGCGGTGTCGTGGCCGGCGAGCGGGGTGTGCGGGTCGGCCCTGGTGAGGCTGGTGAGCAGGTGCAGGAAACGGTCCTGGTGGGCGGCGAGTTGGTCCTCGTCGTAGAGGGCCGGGTTGGCCTCGTGCACCAGACGCAGGCCACCGGCGGCACGCGTCCCCGCACGGCCGTCCGCATCCCTGTCGGCACGCACGTCCGCACGCCCGTCCGCATGGCCGTCCGCATGACTGTCGCCACGCCCGTCCGCGTGACTGTCCGCGTGGACGGTGAGCGCGAGGTCCTCCACCGGCCCCGACGCAAGGGGACGGACCCACGAGGGCGCGCCCGCGAACACCGGCCCGCGACCGCCCGGCAGCACCGTGACCGGCGGTCCGGCCACCGCTCGCGCGTCCGGCAGGCCGAGGTCGCGCCGCAGGTCGGCCGGCCGGTAGCGCTGGTGCCCGCGGGCGGCGCGGATGCCGAGGACGACCTGTCGGGTCAGCTCGGCGAACGTCCGGTCCGGGGTGACCGTCAGGGGCAGCGGCAGAACGTTGCGGGCCAGGCCGGGGACGCGCAGGGCGGCGGGCGCGGTGCGTCCCATCACCGGCAGGCCGAGTACGACGCGCGCCGAGCCGGTGGCCCGCGAGAGGTACAGCGCCTGCGCGGCGATCAGGACGTCGGTCGGCCCGGCGCGTACGCAGGAGGCCAACTCCCGCAGGGCGGTGATGGCTTCGGGGGCGAGGCGGACCTCGCGGCGCAGCGCGGCGCGGGACGCGGGTGCCGTACGGCCGGCCGGTGAGGGAATGTGCGGGTGCTCCGCGAAGACCGCACCCCAGTAGGCGCGGTCCCTGTCGTACGCCTTGGAGGAACGGTACGCCGCGTCCTGCGCGACGAGGTCGGCGAGCCGGCCGAAGGGGCTGGGGCCGGGGGCCCGGCCGTCGGCGAGGGCGGTGTAGACCTCGGCGACCCGGCGGGCCAGCAGCCCGAGCCCGAAGCCGTCCATGACGGCCTGGTGCACGCGCTGGTACCACAGCCAGCGCTCTTCCCCCGTACGGAAGAGCGCCTGGGCGAACAGCGGCCCGGTGTCCAGCCGGAAGGGTTCGCCGAGGTCGGCGCGCATCCACGCCCCAGCCAGGGCGTCGGGGTCGGCCGAGCCCCGGAGGTCGAAGACGCGCAGCGGGAACGGCACCGCCGCCCCGCCGTCACCGGATGCCGACGCGCCGTCCGCCCGGCCCGGGCCCACCGGCTGCCGGTACGCCTGCCCTCGGTCCGCCGGCCCCCGCGCCCCCTGCCACCGGTCCGCCGGCAGGCCGTTCTCCACCACCAGGGGCCGTGGCACCGGGCCGATGAGCAGCGGCACCTGCCGCGGCCCGTCCGGCGTCCCGGCGAACCGCACCCGCAGCGCCTCGGCCTCGCCGGCCACCCGGTGCAGCGCCAGCGCGAACACGGCGGCCTCCAGCGGGCCGTGGATCTCCACGCAGGTGCCGGTGTTCTGCGCCGGGCTGTCCGGGTCGAGGGCGTGGGCGTGCCACAGCTCCGACTGGGCGGCGGTGAGCGCGAGGCCCGGCGCCAGCGCGCCGACGGCCGCATCGAGCAGGGCGGTCACGGCCGGGCGCCCAGCAAGGGTGCCCACTGCTCGATCGCGGGCTTCTCGGCGAGGTCCACGAAGGTCGCCTCGATGCCGTGGTCG
Encoded proteins:
- a CDS encoding methyltransferase domain-containing protein is translated as MPQDCAVYTHGHHESVLRSHTWRTAANSAGYLLDALTADLRAPGTEILDVGCGPGTITADLAALVPHGRVTGLERAPEVLEQARATAAARGLRNVRFAVGDVHALDHPDGFFHVTHAHQVLQHVGDPVGALREMRRVTRPGGLVAARDADYAAMTWYPALDGLTDWLDLYRRVARANGGEPDAGRRLHSWARRAGFAAGDITASAGTWCYATAQERAWWSALWADRTVHSSYARLAVEGGHASRAELERIADAWREWGSREDAWFAVLHGEILCRV
- a CDS encoding VOC family protein, which codes for MDILGTSLRVCVDDLDSAIAVYERLTGAQAMRFRHGGVSVAAVGCFFLMSGPEQQMAVLRRITATLAVEDVDEAVADLTAVGAQIVAGPLPSPIGRNVIARHPDGSVFEYVDRKAAKAPASPHLGN
- a CDS encoding VOC family protein, which gives rise to MRINMTSVFVDDQEKALRFYTDVLGFVKKHDIPMGEARWLTVVSPEEPQGTELLLEPSDHPAVQPYKTALVQDGIPAISFAVDDVAAEFNRLRELGVHFTQEPLEMDDVTLAVLDDTCGNLIQIAHSK
- a CDS encoding metalloregulator ArsR/SmtB family transcription factor gives rise to the protein MAEDVFKALADPTRRRILDELAERDGQTLFEICTRLVTKHGLGLSRQAISQHLAVLESAGLVLSRRQGRYKLHDLNTEPLERIVTRWLRPDAPEGTP
- a CDS encoding NADP-dependent oxidoreductase, which encodes MKAIIAESYGDADVLRYTDQPDPKVAPDSVLIRVKAAGVNPVDWKIVGGYLDPIMHAHFPLIPGWDVAGVVEAVGVDATEFEVGDEVMGYVRKDEVQHGTFAELVAAPVRTLARKPAALSWQQAAGLPLAGLTAQQSLDRAEAGKGDTVLVHAAAGGVGSLAVQIAVARGARVIGTASERNHDFLRSLGAEPVTYGDGLAERVRSLAPEGVDVALDFVGGGVVEVSQELLKDRSRVVSITDGEVKAKGGHMVWVRPDAAGLAALGELADAGQLTVHIDAVLPLAETAQAFRRSQEGRTRGKIVLEVS
- a CDS encoding DUF5107 domain-containing protein codes for the protein MATRVRRTTLTLPAAPLGPDNPLPALRPPRDAHRAAIEPAAKEDAGGVGTDPDAALPADMARGIAYEPLRSLLPVRRRDGYGRQRSLTTFDAIVIENDRLRATVLPGLGGRVYSLHHKPTDRELLHRNPVLQPADFALNGAWFSGGIEWNIGATGHSALTCAPLHAARVPAPDGGTMLRLWEWERLRDLPFQVDLWLPADSDFLYVGVRVRNPHLHAAPVYWWSNIAVPEGPATRVLAPAEKAWHFGYERSLRRVPVPVRDGVDRTYPLNSEFPADYFYEIPDGARRWIASLDGEGHGLVHTSTDTLRGRKLFLWGAGRAGRRWQEWLTEPGAGGYAEIQAGLARTQLEHLRLEGGGELSWLEAYGPLAADPATVHGADWAAARAEAGSRLAAALPRTEVDAAYAAWRPYADAEPKERLATGSGWGALERARGDYDLPGTPFEEDTLGEEQRPWLELLHTGDFPAGGPVPAAPLVSRPWRDLLECAHPGPVTDYHLGIAQWHAGDRAQAVRSWERALTRGADCRPLYCLAEAEWVAGETERAAELYTQACRCASLARTEAAGAALRARTERGGHGQRQAEEEAQGWGAVLRALVRQAVPVLLAAGRAGDAADALAQLPPADRIPHGRFELLTAQVMCALGDARGARAVFDRGFEVADLRESEETISDTWYAIAERLVAGDGPVTDAVRETARAEHPLPGRYEFRMRPV